The proteins below are encoded in one region of Centropristis striata isolate RG_2023a ecotype Rhode Island chromosome 12, C.striata_1.0, whole genome shotgun sequence:
- the LOC131981999 gene encoding signal-regulatory protein beta-2-like, protein MLIVIYTALMFTIGRCSDDQNIVTKTVIVGEDVTLTCNRNSALSGNLFWIRVVAGNFPDILGKTYTFDNGLVVSTTPRITAKKEPGTFVLHITKTELSDAAFYYCELLVELQTTFLNKTILKVKEPEPDITAVTQDFLSDPVRPGDSVTLQCSVFSDSEHRTCPGGHSVFWFRARSDETHPRVIYAHGNSDEKCERSPDAGFPQKCIYNFSKSVSSSDAGTYYCAVATCGEILLGNGTKLDIEGTGMGSFGVLQEDNVFLVLLSVLLAISVIVIAILTYAIKKNKCDHCNDKASVSLQETVAKRNLKRDEDAWMYSAVVFTMMKTGSGGKRDAKARSERERIYAAVKAFGLD, encoded by the exons ATGCTGATTGTAATTTATACTGCTCTCATGTTCACAATTGGAC gTTGCTCAGACGACCAGAACATTGTGACAAAGACCGTTATTGTTGGAGAAGATGTGACTCTAACATGTAACCGCAACTCTGCATTGTCAGGAAATTTATTTTGGATCAGAGTTGTTGCTGGAAACTTCCCTGACATCTTAGGAAAGACTTATACATTTGATAATGGTCTTGTCGTGAGTACAACTCCTCGCATTACAGCAAAAAAAGAGCCTGGAACCTTTGTTCTACATATTACCAAAACAGAGCTGAGCGATGCGGCATTTTACTACTGTGAACTGTTGGTTGAACTACAGACAACATTTCTGAATAAAACCATCCTGAAAGTTAAAG AACCAGAACCTGATATTACTGCCGTCACTCAAGACTTCCTATCTGATCCAGTCCGTCCAGGAGACTCAGTGACTCTACAGTGTTCAGTCTTCTCTGACTCTGAGCACAGAACCTGTCCAGGAGGACACAGTGTGTTCTGGTTCAGAGCCAGATCAGATGAAACTCATCCCAGAGTCATTTACGCTCATGGAAACAGTGATGAGAAATGTGAAAGGAGTCCTGATGCAGGATttccacaaaaatgtatttacaacTTCTCAAAGAGCGTCAGCTCCTCTGATGCTGGGACTTATTACTGTGCTGTAGCCACATGTGGAGAGATATTACTTGGAAATGGAACAAAATTGGACATTGAAG GAACTGGCATGGGGTCCTTTGGTGTTTTACAGGAGGATAATGTGTTTCTGGTCCTGCTCTCCGTCCTATTGGCTATAAGTGTGATTGTTATAGCCATCCTCACTTATGcgataaagaaaaacaagtgtGATCATTGCAATGATAAAG CTTCTGTTTCCCTGCAAGAAACTGTTGCAAAAAGGAATTTAAAG AGAGATGAAGACGCATGGATGTATTCTGCCGTTGTCTTTACCATGATGAAAAccggcagtggtggaaagagaGATGCAAAAGCGAGAAGCGAAAGAGAGAGGATCTATGCTGCTGTCAAGGCTTTTGGGTTAGATTAA